A genomic window from Nitrospinota bacterium includes:
- a CDS encoding SUMF1/EgtB/PvdO family nonheme iron enzyme: MLIFVGAIAACDGGKSSSTSSSSSGQSSQSVSITGRASKGPIIGGTVTVYQLNADGTRGAVLAQTTTGADGRFSFNQSFTGAVEIAVSGGSYVDEATGVTVDFAGKELQAMYSNGVAAGENVAVTAITTIATAQARQRINDGESMTAAITNANANIAANFGLEGVDITHVTPDDLTNGSEQSDPNSDSARYGLILAALSQSSANRGYEPGQLREVIARLERDLSDTKINEGRNQDVMLGLPAAAGEFLGNGTNASQITVGAINIPSPILNIEGCMDPSGSNWNPEATSAGDCTYRGCTNQSASNYNPTATVDDGSCAYTQASAGSSTPAGMVLVTGGCFDMGDNWLGEEVDELLHNVCVSTFYMDAKEVTQGDYTAWNSGVNPSWFVQANEGTLPADTSTYPVEKVTWQNASDYCSAQGKRLPTEAEWEYAARNGGQVVRYGTGSDNIDCTTANIWNGGGCYNAATSVGGGPAPVGNYAANSIGLYDMAGNMWEWVSDWYDANYYATSPVNDPENVVDSGTKIVRGGSWERQSIYARAADRVDFNPADTSYLRGFRCAQ; this comes from the coding sequence TTGCTTATCTTCGTTGGCGCTATTGCCGCGTGTGACGGCGGCAAATCTTCCTCCACCTCTTCGTCATCTTCAGGTCAATCTTCGCAGTCAGTTTCCATCACCGGGCGCGCTTCCAAGGGACCGATAATCGGCGGCACGGTGACGGTGTACCAACTCAACGCGGACGGAACGCGCGGCGCGGTTCTGGCGCAGACCACCACCGGGGCGGACGGCAGATTCTCGTTCAACCAATCCTTCACGGGGGCGGTGGAGATCGCCGTCTCCGGCGGGTCGTATGTGGACGAGGCGACAGGGGTGACGGTGGATTTTGCCGGCAAGGAACTTCAGGCTATGTATTCAAACGGCGTTGCGGCAGGGGAGAATGTGGCGGTGACAGCCATCACCACCATCGCCACCGCCCAGGCCAGGCAAAGGATAAACGACGGGGAGTCCATGACCGCCGCCATAACCAACGCAAACGCGAACATCGCCGCGAACTTCGGGCTGGAGGGGGTGGACATCACCCATGTCACCCCGGATGATTTGACAAACGGCTCCGAACAGTCCGATCCGAACAGCGATTCTGCCCGGTATGGGCTGATACTCGCGGCGTTGTCCCAATCGTCGGCAAACAGGGGATATGAACCGGGCCAGTTGCGGGAAGTGATCGCCCGGTTGGAGCGGGACTTGAGCGACACGAAGATAAATGAAGGGCGCAATCAGGACGTCATGCTCGGCCTGCCCGCGGCGGCGGGTGAGTTTTTGGGCAATGGGACAAACGCCAGCCAGATAACCGTTGGCGCGATAAACATACCGTCGCCGATATTGAATATCGAGGGGTGCATGGATCCATCGGGGAGCAATTGGAATCCCGAGGCCACCAGCGCCGGGGATTGCACTTATCGGGGATGCACGAACCAATCGGCCAGCAATTACAATCCCACGGCCACAGTGGATGACGGCAGTTGCGCGTACACGCAGGCGTCCGCCGGCTCATCAACCCCCGCCGGCATGGTTCTAGTCACCGGAGGTTGTTTTGACATGGGGGACAATTGGTTGGGGGAAGAAGTCGATGAGCTTCTGCATAACGTGTGCGTGTCAACTTTCTATATGGACGCCAAGGAGGTGACGCAGGGGGATTACACGGCATGGAACAGCGGGGTCAACCCATCGTGGTTTGTGCAGGCGAACGAGGGGACGCTTCCGGCGGACACTTCGACTTATCCCGTTGAGAAGGTGACATGGCAGAACGCATCCGACTATTGTTCAGCTCAGGGTAAACGTCTGCCGACGGAAGCGGAATGGGAATACGCCGCCCGGAACGGCGGGCAGGTGGTGCGGTATGGCACGGGGAGCGACAATATAGACTGCACTACGGCTAACATTTGGAATGGAGGCGGCTGTTATAACGCGGCGACTTCAGTGGGCGGCGGCCCAGCGCCGGTTGGGAATTACGCTGCCAATTCGATTGGTTTGTATGACATGGCGGGGAACATGTGGGAATGGGTGAGCGACTGGTATGACGCGAACTACTATGCCACAAGCCCGGTGAACGATCCTGAGAATGTGGTGGACTCAGGTACGAAAATCGTTCGCGGCGGGTCGTGGGAGCGTCAATCTATCTACGCCCGGGCGGCCGACCGCGTCGACTTCAATCCGGCCGATACGTCCTACCTTAGAGGTTTTCGTTGCGCCCAGTAA
- a CDS encoding M48 family metallopeptidase: MPVTCRPVFRLVTAALALVPLISCSTVPETKRPQLILIDKQKEESIGEQTYREVLAKSRISRDARLISIVERVGRAIAVASGADGMKWEFNLIESEAPNAFCMPGGKVAVNTGILPIAENEAGLAAVMGHEIAHAVARHGAERLSQANLADAGKEFLAEGLGIDERVKELIRKIYGAGVAVVFTLPYSRYHEFEADHLGVLYMARAGYDPREAVKFWERFREYGENAEPEGKSGFLSAHPVHGARIDQITSVMPEAMAEYERGAKKGYGEPLF; this comes from the coding sequence ATGCCTGTTACCTGTCGCCCTGTTTTCCGGCTGGTCACCGCCGCTCTTGCTTTAGTTCCGCTTATCTCCTGTTCGACGGTCCCGGAGACAAAGCGCCCGCAGCTTATCCTCATCGACAAGCAAAAGGAAGAGAGCATCGGAGAGCAGACATACCGTGAAGTGCTCGCCAAATCGAGGATCTCGCGCGACGCCAGGCTAATCTCAATTGTTGAAAGGGTGGGGCGCGCCATAGCCGTGGCGAGCGGAGCGGATGGGATGAAATGGGAGTTCAACCTTATCGAATCGGAAGCGCCCAACGCTTTTTGCATGCCGGGGGGCAAGGTCGCGGTGAACACGGGCATCCTGCCGATCGCGGAAAACGAGGCGGGGCTTGCGGCGGTGATGGGGCACGAGATCGCCCATGCCGTGGCGCGTCACGGGGCCGAAAGGCTCAGCCAGGCTAACCTGGCGGACGCAGGGAAAGAGTTTCTGGCCGAAGGGCTGGGCATTGACGAAAGAGTCAAGGAGCTGATAAGAAAAATATACGGGGCGGGTGTTGCGGTGGTGTTCACCCTGCCTTATTCGAGGTACCACGAGTTTGAGGCCGATCACCTGGGTGTCTTGTACATGGCCAGGGCCGGATATGACCCGCGAGAGGCCGTTAAGTTCTGGGAACGGTTCAGGGAATACGGGGAAAACGCCGAGCCGGAGGGCAAAAGCGGTTTTCTTTCCGCCCATCCTGTCCATGGGGCGCGGATAGATCAGATAACAAGCGTGATGCCGGAAGCGATGGCGGAGTATGAACGCGGCGCGAAAAAAGGATATGGCGAGCCGTTGTTTTAA
- a CDS encoding diguanylate cyclase: MLLVDDEEVVRKSLTRLLENDGYAVTASASGEEALNHVRSTSFDVLLCDYKMPGMNGLETCAAAKTLRPDMACILITGAGSDQVIIEAFTMGKVDHYLAKPFSGDELRNAMSYGLKEAGSRYMTRRFGEELRRKVEEATGELLEKNRLLRQREQEAAALNQKLQEEHERLLKLNEKLGTLSVTDGLTSLFNFRHFTNRLAEEFYRARRYGGALSLLMIDLDDFKPVNDVFGHLAGDEVLKSIADILRTSSRTADLAARYGGEEFAMVLPEVGLDGAALSAERLRQGIAEMSVNFSGAQIKVTASIGVAALDSGSMNAPQDLVKSADLALYHAKETGKNCVAILRDGQVRAMGKENIITEGSRAGIHAVLDKMTMEAESAEEVAGYFTKALKDAFTDNGSEFYISVRIAGPSGEMMERASMGSYSGFHDLQTLARETAHNRVPKIYDDPKDPLSAFPVLSGGKTAEGAGLTGALLLNRIPSSLGFLSRLAADLGEALCAVEERRQAKDLINRREALDALLGDTAGDASNEEDWWAPLKKRGDRLKEILGARGVWVYTFNPPGVSLSLESGEAVTAPLARKPDASGSVAERVFHRMSTGTTVLRRREPELEEAFALTGLAMPSLPAAIRPLWGAGHLWGALVLTEPYGGAFAGGIEDLVEALCPTLLFMIYNERRQINGKTSTERKNA; the protein is encoded by the coding sequence GTGCTGCTGGTGGATGACGAGGAAGTTGTGCGAAAGTCGCTCACCCGCCTGCTGGAAAACGACGGGTACGCGGTCACAGCGTCCGCCAGCGGGGAAGAAGCGCTGAATCATGTGCGATCCACCTCCTTTGACGTGCTTTTATGCGATTACAAAATGCCGGGGATGAACGGGCTTGAGACCTGCGCCGCCGCCAAGACATTAAGGCCGGACATGGCCTGCATCCTGATAACCGGCGCCGGGAGCGACCAGGTGATCATCGAAGCGTTCACCATGGGGAAGGTTGACCATTACCTGGCAAAACCCTTCTCCGGCGACGAACTGCGCAATGCCATGAGCTACGGGCTCAAGGAAGCGGGCTCCCGCTACATGACGCGGCGTTTTGGAGAAGAGCTAAGACGCAAGGTGGAAGAGGCCACCGGAGAATTGCTGGAAAAGAACCGGCTTTTGCGGCAAAGGGAGCAGGAGGCGGCCGCGCTAAACCAAAAGTTGCAGGAAGAGCACGAGCGTCTGTTAAAACTCAACGAAAAGCTGGGAACCCTTTCAGTGACCGACGGGCTGACCTCCCTTTTCAACTTCCGGCATTTCACAAACCGGCTGGCGGAGGAATTCTACCGGGCGCGGCGGTATGGCGGGGCGCTGTCGCTTCTGATGATAGACCTGGACGATTTCAAGCCTGTAAACGATGTGTTCGGCCACCTTGCGGGGGACGAAGTCCTGAAAAGCATCGCGGATATCCTGCGGACATCCAGCCGCACGGCGGACCTTGCGGCCAGGTATGGCGGGGAGGAATTCGCCATGGTGCTCCCGGAGGTGGGGCTGGACGGAGCCGCGCTTAGCGCCGAGCGCCTGCGCCAGGGCATAGCGGAGATGTCCGTCAATTTCTCCGGGGCGCAGATAAAGGTGACCGCCTCCATCGGCGTGGCGGCGCTGGACAGCGGCTCGATGAACGCCCCTCAGGACCTGGTAAAGTCCGCCGACCTGGCGCTGTATCACGCCAAGGAGACCGGGAAAAATTGCGTCGCCATTTTGAGGGACGGGCAGGTGCGGGCCATGGGCAAGGAGAACATCATCACCGAAGGCTCCCGCGCCGGGATCCATGCGGTATTGGACAAGATGACTATGGAGGCGGAAAGCGCCGAAGAGGTGGCCGGTTATTTCACCAAGGCGCTCAAGGACGCGTTCACCGACAACGGGAGCGAGTTTTACATTTCCGTCAGGATTGCCGGCCCGTCCGGCGAAATGATGGAACGGGCTTCCATGGGATCATATTCCGGCTTCCACGACCTTCAGACGCTGGCGCGGGAAACAGCGCACAACCGCGTTCCCAAAATATATGATGATCCTAAGGATCCGCTTTCGGCTTTCCCGGTACTGTCAGGCGGAAAAACAGCGGAGGGTGCGGGCTTGACCGGAGCGTTATTATTGAACCGGATACCTTCTTCGCTTGGATTTCTTTCCAGGCTGGCAGCCGACCTTGGCGAAGCCCTTTGCGCCGTGGAAGAACGGCGGCAGGCCAAGGATCTGATCAACCGCCGGGAAGCGCTCGACGCACTGCTTGGCGACACCGCCGGGGACGCTTCCAATGAAGAGGACTGGTGGGCGCCTCTGAAAAAACGGGGGGATCGGCTAAAGGAAATATTGGGGGCGCGGGGCGTGTGGGTATATACATTCAATCCGCCGGGCGTCTCCCTGAGCCTTGAGTCCGGCGAGGCTGTGACAGCTCCATTGGCGCGCAAACCAGACGCCTCCGGGAGCGTGGCCGAAAGAGTGTTCCACAGGATGTCCACCGGGACGACTGTGCTGCGGCGAAGGGAGCCGGAGTTGGAAGAAGCGTTCGCTTTGACGGGGCTTGCCATGCCATCGTTGCCCGCCGCCATCCGGCCTCTTTGGGGGGCCGGACACCTATGGGGCGCGCTGGTCCTCACGGAGCCTTATGGCGGAGCGTTCGCCGGAGGGATTGAAGACCTGGTGGAAGCTTTATGCCCCACTCTGCTTTTCATGATTTATAATGAACGTCGCCAAATTAACGGAAAAACATCCACGGAAAGAAAAAACGCTTGA
- the alaS gene encoding alanine--tRNA ligase translates to MSGSEVRRKFLEYFAGKEHAAVRSAPLVPGNDPTLLFTNAGMVPFKDVFLGVDKRPYKRAVSAQKCLRVSGKHNDLETVGRTARHHTFFEMLGNFSFGDYFKEKAIDLAWEFMAKNMELPVEKLYITVYKDDDDAARIWEKNIGIPAGRIYRFGEKDNFWSMGDTGPCGPCSEIHYDRGEKYKCANPNCGIDCECDRFLELWNLVFMQYNRDSAGKLTPLPNPSIDTGMGLERLVSVIQGKDTNFDTDLILPVIRHMERIAERKYPEDPKSDISFRVIGDHARAVTFLLADGVMPSNEGRGYVLRRILRRALRHGRMLGVTEPFAHKLTDTVIETMKDAYPELAHHERVIRGVTLAEEQGFGATLEYGMNLIAEMIEAAKANTGGIIPGAEAFKLYDTYGFPMDLAVEIAVDANVSIDMAGFNAQMTGQREKARKSWKGGSGEGEINPVYKKVSDGVPPTVFLGYENQIAKTKVLGIVKKGEVAGSASAGDEAELLLAATPFYAESGGQVGDTGIIYHDSFRAEVSGVSKPDGTHWFHKVSIISGSVKPLDTVTAKIDGDRRDDVRKNHSATHLLHAALRQALGSHIKQAGSLVSGERLRFDYTHFTAPAREEIERVERIVNERVMENMLVSTEVKGLEEAMTAGATALFGEKYGDKVRVVTMGGFSQELCGGTHVKATGDIGLFRIVSEGGVAAGVRRIEAVTGHGALDQVKRLDQEIAAVAEALKSQPSGLPDKVKKLSDRMRDLEKENRKLKEKLFSGKSGGSDGDAVEVDGVKVLAQELDGADAEALRSFVDSQKNRLGSAVIVAASAVEGKAIITVGVTADLVGRIQAGKVVKEVAAIVGGGGGGRPDFAQAGGKNPEKIGEAVEAAASIVKKLLA, encoded by the coding sequence ATGAGTGGCTCGGAAGTGAGGCGCAAGTTCCTGGAATACTTCGCGGGAAAAGAACACGCGGCGGTGCGCTCCGCCCCCCTTGTCCCCGGCAACGATCCAACCCTGCTTTTCACCAACGCAGGGATGGTGCCTTTCAAGGACGTGTTCCTGGGAGTGGACAAGAGGCCGTATAAACGGGCCGTGTCCGCCCAGAAATGCCTGCGCGTTTCCGGCAAGCACAACGACCTGGAGACTGTCGGCCGAACGGCGCGCCATCACACGTTTTTCGAGATGCTCGGCAATTTTTCCTTTGGGGACTATTTCAAGGAAAAAGCCATAGATCTGGCCTGGGAGTTCATGGCAAAAAACATGGAACTGCCGGTGGAGAAACTCTATATAACCGTTTACAAGGACGACGACGACGCGGCGCGGATCTGGGAGAAAAACATCGGCATACCGGCCGGCAGGATATACAGGTTTGGCGAGAAGGACAACTTCTGGTCCATGGGAGACACCGGCCCCTGCGGCCCATGCTCCGAGATACATTACGACCGGGGCGAAAAATATAAATGCGCCAACCCGAATTGCGGGATCGACTGTGAGTGCGACAGGTTTCTGGAGCTTTGGAACCTGGTATTCATGCAGTATAACCGCGACTCCGCAGGCAAGCTGACGCCGCTGCCAAATCCAAGCATAGACACAGGCATGGGGCTGGAGCGGCTTGTTTCCGTGATCCAGGGAAAGGACACAAACTTCGACACGGACCTGATTCTTCCCGTCATAAGGCACATGGAAAGGATCGCGGAGCGCAAATACCCCGAAGATCCGAAATCCGATATCTCTTTTCGGGTGATAGGCGACCATGCCCGGGCGGTAACATTCCTGCTGGCGGACGGTGTGATGCCATCCAACGAAGGGCGTGGCTATGTGCTTCGGCGGATCCTGCGGCGGGCCTTGCGCCACGGCAGGATGCTCGGCGTAACGGAGCCTTTCGCCCACAAGCTGACGGACACCGTGATCGAAACGATGAAGGATGCCTATCCCGAACTTGCCCATCATGAGCGCGTGATCCGGGGGGTGACTTTGGCCGAGGAACAGGGCTTTGGGGCCACGCTCGAATACGGGATGAACCTTATCGCGGAGATGATAGAGGCCGCAAAGGCCAACACCGGCGGGATCATCCCCGGCGCCGAGGCGTTCAAGCTTTACGACACTTACGGATTCCCGATGGACCTGGCCGTGGAGATCGCCGTGGACGCCAACGTGTCCATAGACATGGCGGGATTCAACGCGCAGATGACGGGCCAGCGTGAGAAAGCGCGCAAGTCCTGGAAGGGCGGGAGCGGCGAGGGGGAAATCAATCCGGTCTATAAAAAAGTTTCGGACGGCGTTCCGCCCACGGTGTTCCTGGGATACGAAAATCAGATCGCGAAGACCAAGGTCTTGGGAATAGTCAAAAAAGGCGAAGTGGCGGGAAGCGCTTCCGCGGGGGACGAGGCGGAGCTTCTTTTGGCGGCCACCCCTTTTTACGCCGAATCCGGCGGGCAGGTGGGCGATACGGGGATCATTTACCACGACTCGTTCCGGGCTGAGGTCTCCGGCGTTTCAAAGCCCGATGGCACTCACTGGTTCCACAAGGTCTCCATAATTTCCGGTTCCGTCAAACCACTGGACACTGTGACCGCCAAGATAGACGGAGACCGGCGCGATGACGTGCGCAAGAACCACTCGGCCACACACCTTCTCCACGCCGCGCTGCGCCAGGCGCTCGGTTCGCACATAAAACAGGCGGGCTCGCTTGTGAGCGGCGAAAGGCTCCGCTTCGACTATACCCATTTCACCGCCCCCGCCCGGGAGGAGATCGAACGGGTGGAGCGGATCGTCAACGAGCGGGTGATGGAGAACATGCTGGTGAGCACGGAGGTGAAGGGGCTGGAGGAAGCCATGACCGCCGGGGCGACCGCGCTTTTCGGCGAGAAATACGGCGATAAGGTACGGGTGGTGACCATGGGAGGCTTTTCGCAGGAACTTTGCGGCGGAACCCATGTGAAAGCCACCGGGGACATCGGCCTTTTCCGGATCGTATCTGAAGGAGGCGTGGCCGCCGGGGTGCGCCGTATCGAAGCGGTGACCGGGCATGGAGCGCTCGACCAGGTCAAGCGGCTGGACCAGGAAATCGCCGCCGTGGCGGAGGCGTTAAAATCGCAGCCGTCAGGTCTGCCGGACAAAGTGAAAAAGTTGTCCGACCGGATGCGCGACCTTGAAAAGGAAAACAGGAAGCTCAAGGAAAAGCTGTTCTCCGGCAAAAGCGGCGGATCGGATGGTGACGCCGTGGAGGTGGATGGCGTGAAGGTGTTGGCCCAGGAACTCGACGGGGCGGACGCGGAGGCGTTGCGCTCTTTCGTGGACAGCCAGAAAAACCGCCTCGGCTCGGCTGTCATAGTGGCTGCGAGCGCCGTGGAGGGAAAGGCGATAATCACCGTGGGCGTCACGGCGGACCTTGTTGGCCGGATTCAGGCCGGCAAGGTGGTAAAAGAGGTTGCCGCCATTGTGGGGGGCGGCGGAGGCGGCCGGCCGGATTTCGCCCAGGCCGGCGGAAAGAACCCGGAAAAGATCGGCGAGGCGGTTGAAGCCGCCGCTTCCATCGTCAAAAAACTTCTCGCGTAG
- a CDS encoding DUF2064 domain-containing protein: MKTLIIFGKAPVPGFVKTRLASSTCLSEEQVCSVYEAFLKDIVSVAALTSAETILISYTPDGEEKRLRDLIRGQNLGTRNERRFVFTPQTGETYAERVANAFSAAAKFEGEAVVMIRTDAPVLKPEIIDGAFEFIISRSGVTLGPSGAGSVYLIGHPGGMALDFSRVFTEGSEIENLLGQARGGNMPLKLLPEILDVTLEGELITLIGVMRALAYQRKFESQVFPMSTFKVIEDLGLEIVRSGEDGSIKQIAFSKSVPAS; the protein is encoded by the coding sequence ATGAAGACACTCATAATATTCGGCAAGGCCCCTGTGCCCGGATTTGTGAAGACCAGGCTTGCGTCGTCCACATGCCTGTCCGAGGAGCAGGTCTGCTCCGTTTACGAGGCGTTTTTAAAGGACATAGTATCGGTGGCCGCGTTGACCTCGGCGGAGACCATCCTGATAAGCTACACACCGGACGGGGAAGAAAAAAGGCTCCGGGACCTTATTCGCGGGCAAAACCTGGGGACCCGCAATGAAAGGCGTTTCGTATTCACCCCGCAGACCGGCGAAACCTATGCCGAACGGGTGGCGAACGCTTTTTCGGCCGCGGCCAAGTTCGAAGGCGAGGCGGTGGTGATGATCAGGACGGACGCTCCCGTGCTAAAGCCTGAAATAATAGACGGAGCTTTCGAGTTCATAATCTCCCGTTCCGGAGTCACCCTTGGGCCGAGCGGCGCCGGAAGCGTTTACCTGATAGGGCATCCCGGCGGGATGGCGCTGGATTTCTCCCGGGTGTTCACGGAAGGTTCGGAGATAGAAAACCTTTTGGGCCAGGCCCGAGGCGGGAATATGCCGCTAAAGCTCCTTCCCGAGATACTGGACGTGACGCTGGAGGGGGAATTGATAACGCTCATCGGCGTGATGCGCGCCCTTGCCTACCAGCGCAAGTTTGAAAGCCAGGTGTTCCCCATGAGCACTTTCAAGGTGATCGAGGACCTTGGGCTTGAAATAGTCCGATCCGGTGAAGATGGCTCAATAAAACAAATCGCCTTTTCCAAGAGTGTTCCCGCTTCGTGA